Part of the Lagenorhynchus albirostris chromosome 19, mLagAlb1.1, whole genome shotgun sequence genome, AAGGCCAAGACTCCAACCCAAGCCGTTGGGTGCTGCGCTGAGTCCGGCCTGTGTgcggtggaagcagggagacctgCTCCTGGGGCAGTGAGTGGGCTCCATAAGGTGGCGTGTGCCTGCGTTTCCCCCACAGTGCAGACCCCCACGAGAACTCATCTCTGTCACCTCTCACGGGGTTCATCTCATCTCTGGGCTCAAGGACACGGAACCAGCCCCCTGGGCCCAGGCTCCCAGGGCCCTGCCAGCTGGGAaggtctgaggtggggcccaCAACGCCCCTCCCATCCTGGGCAGCTTGGGGAGGGCGGCCCCCAGGACAGAACGCAGGGCACTTGGGGTCTGCACAACTTATCAGTGGCTTTATTACTCTCCAGATGCTGGTGAACTGTCGTCTCCGACACGCTTCCCACGGGCAGGCATCTCTGTCCATCCCATGCCTTCTGGCTCGCAGAGAGACAAGCCAGACCAGGGAGCCCACTGCCAGAACCCAGGTCTGTCCTGCCGGAGCCGTCCCCGACTCTGCCCTGGGGGGTGCCTCCTGGGGGGGGGTGCCTCCTGGGGGGGGTGTCCTGTCAGAGCCGTCCTCCACTCCGTCCTGGGGGGTGTCTCCTGGGAACAAGACCCAGTCCCCTTCCTCCAGCCTCCTCTAGACCAGGGGCCCCGCCTGCTGCTCCTGGCCAGTCCTGCCCCCCAGCCGGGAGAGGGAAGGACTGCGGAGTCTCCTTCTATAGGCGGGAGAGACTGCGAGGACGAGGACGGCGTGAGATCCGAACAGGAGTGAGGTTTGGGACATAAAGTGAGAGTTGGGAAGGAACAGAAAGCTCTAGGGCACCAGGAGGTTCGGACAAAGGAGGGGCCggtggaggagagagacagggggCAGAGGAGCCGGTGAGGGATGGGAGGGGTTGCACGGCAGGGCGGGGGCTACCCCAGCGGCCAGGGCGGGAAGGGACCCCCGCCTTCGGGGCCCGGCGCCGCCGCCCCGCCCGCGCCCGCCGCGCGCCCGTGGATGCGCTGGTGGCGCAGCACGTGCTCGCGGCGCCCGAAGCCCTTGCCGCACTCCCAGCAAGCGAACGGCCGCGCGCCCGAGTGCGTCTTGCGGTGGCGCACCAGGTGCTCGCGCCAGTAGAAGGTCTTGCCGCACTCGCAGCAGGCGTGTGGCTTCTCGCGCGCAGGCAGCGGGCGCAGGGCCGGACCCGGGCCGCCGGGGTGCGTGCCGCGGTGGCGCCGCAGGTGCTCCTTGCGCCGGAAGGCCTTGCCGCACTCGGGGCAGGCGTGCGGCTTCTCGCCCGAGTGGCTCTGCCGATGGCGCAGCAGGTGCGCCGGCTTCAGCGAGGCCTTGCCGCACTCGGGGCAGGACGCAGAGCCCGGGGCCGCCAGGAAGGCGGGCAGGccgggcgccggtgggggcggtgGCGCTGGCTGGGGGCTGCCCGGCTCCTGCTTGTAAGGGCGCGCGGCCTGGGCGTCCCCTGTCGCCAGTTCCTCAGCCACGGGGGCCGCGTCTCCTGCAGGCAAAGGTGCAGTCAGGGCGGGCGCAGGGCACAGCTGGGCAAGGGAAGGCCGCAAGGGCGGCCCGTGTCCTGGCTAGAGGGGTGGTCCCGGGGCAGGAGGGGAACGCTTAACGCCAGGGAGCCCTCCGGGAGGGAAGAGCGTTGTCCGCCAGCTTTTCTGATTCATCCTTGGGTCCCCGTACCGCACAGGGCCTGGTGCAGAGTAAGTGCCCAGTAAacgaatggatgggtggatggacgggAGGAGGAAATCGATAGGTAGGTAAGTGGTAAATGAGAGCGTGTAGACGGATGTTGGAGTGGATGGATTGGGTGATGGATGGATGCGTGGGTGCACGGGTGGGTAAGTGGGGATGGATAAGTCGGGTGGGTGGATGAACCACACATTTCCTTTCTTCAGGTTTCCAAACTGCTCTATGGAATTCCAAGGAGATAAGCAACCTTTAGGTGTCACACGAGGACGGGTGTGATAGAAACCTGTTAGTCTCTCCCCCTGAGCCGGCACGGTGCCGAGCACGTTGGTGTGCCGGCTCCTTCCGCCCCCGCTGTGGCCCCCGTTGAGCGGCATAAGAGGGCACTGCCTCGGGTTCCCAGTCACCGTCCCAGCGCTGCTCCCTCTCCGACCCACGCCCCTCTGGAGGTCCACAGGCACCCCCCCGCCGACCCGGGCTCTACAGGTCCTGATGGTGTCATCCGAAGGGCCCCCATCCTGACACCTCCACACGTGGCCTCAGAGATGGTCCCCAGCTCCTCCGTCCTCTCCAGCCACAGCCCTGGCACAAGGGGAGCGCCACCCTCCCCCACCGGGTCTCGAGGCGCCTGAGTCCAGGCCGGCTACCAGAGTCACCTTTCTGCCTCTGGTGGGCATCCTCGGGTTTTGCCTCCCGGGTCTGTTCCCCGCTTTGACGAGATTCAATCTGATTCTCCCTTCGTCACCCTAATGCCTGTGGTCGGGGTGGAGCCAGCACCTTCCCCAGCTCCCGGCCCGGGCATCGGCGCCAGGCTGGCCAATGAGAAGAGAGTCCTGCACAGTGCCTGGGTCAGGAGGAGCATGACTGCAGGAGGTCTCGCCACGCGAAGAACTGGGGCTCAAAGGCTCTGGGGTCAGGCTGCCGGGGTGCAACCCTGGCTTGGCCGGCACCTGAACCTGGGtgagttatttcacttctctgggcctggGTTCCTGCAGCTACAAAAGGCAGCTGATGATGCCGGGGATCTCAAGGGCGGGCGCGGGATTTTGGCGAGCTGGCGGGACCACGCCTGGCGCACCATGGGCGCTCGCTGTCCCGTCTGACCCCCCGCTCGCCGCGCCCTCCAGAGCAGCGCGTGTCCGACTCAGCTCCCGTCCTGGTGCCAGCACGGGGCCTGGCTCGCAGCAGGGATGTTCACTGGACAAATAAAGGGCAGACAGGAGACGGCCCCCCGGGGCTGGGAGCGCTGTGGGGAAGGAGTGAGCTGCTCACCTGAGGGCGTTACCCCACCGTCTTCCTTTCCCACGCCGACCCCGGAGCCTTCTGCCGCATCCCGAGGTGCCCTCATTGCTGGTCCCTGAAACCAGAGATACCACAACCCCAACTGAGCAACCTGAGCCGCAGCCTCTACTTCTCTCCCTCTCAGTCCTACCGCTCGCTCCGGGGGAAGCCGGCTGCCAAGCTGGAGGGTGCTCGGCCACCCCACGGAGAGACCCACGTGGCGAGGACGGAGGCCTCCAGCTGACCACCGCGTGCGGGAGCCGCCTCAGAATCAGATCCTCCAGCCCTGGGCCAGCCTCCAGGTGAGGACAGCCCCAGTCGGTCTTAAATGCAACCTCGTGAGAGACCTTCAGCCAGCACTGCCCcaaactcctgacccacagaagctgCCTGAGATGACAAATGTTTACTGTTCTGAGCCACTAAGTTTGGTgcgatttgttacacagcagataACCGATGCACCTGCTTTGAATcttattttagctttttaatgCCTTTTGCAAACTCCTCGACAAAATgcagaaggaaaacagagaagctACTTTTAACTcagcaaaaaataaaggaagttgaGAAGGGAACTTCTCCCAGCTCAGCCGGTGGACAGCTCCAAGCAGCATGGCACCAGCCAGAGGACCAGTGGTTTAAAAAGAAGCTTCACACTACTCTGGCTCCTTTATACTCTTTCTCATTGTTCCTCGAGCCCATGCCTCCAGGAAAAGACCAGAATTCTCCTGGTGCTGATGAGGAAGAGCTGTCAGGGGTTACAGGCACCCAACCCCGCTTCTCACGTTTCACTTGTTTCAGTGCTTTTGGACCCAAGCAGCTGTTAGGCTGCAGACCAGCGATGCCGACAATTCTGCCAGCTGGCGAGCAGATGGTAGGAAGCTTCCAGGGCCTTTTATGAAAGCTCGTCGTTAGGGATCCCTAAGTGCCCACCTTGTCTGGTGGTGGCGGGAGAATCCACGCGGTCACCTTGCTACTGCAGCACACTAGTGTGGCTCAGGGCGTTACGGCAACGCAGGTGCTGCCACGTCACTCGCGTCTGCTGTGGCCTGGTCACTGCCACGCGCTCAGCTCCTACCTCTGCCCGGGTCCCCGCCTGCACCTCCAAGCCCAGGCAACAGCAAAGGGCCAATGGTGTCCTGGGTGTGCCAGGCGCTCAAAGCCCCACGCTTCTGCACgcgctcttccctctgcctggagccccaTTCCCACCCGTGCCCGGCCTGCCCTCCTACACACCCTGCAGGCCCTGGCCAAGCGCCGGCTCTGCCACCTCCCGCAGGCTCAAGGGCGCCCCCATCCTGGTACCCTCCACACTGCACTCCCAGCAGCTTCACCGGAGCGTGACACGCGTACAATGAATGCACATGGTTCACGGCACACGACCCGAGTTCCACGTGCGTATGTGCTCACGAAGCCCCAGAACGCACACGTGGCCCCGCAAGCTTCCCTGTGCACATCCGTAACCTTCCCACTTCCCTCCAGCAGGGCAACCACTGATGGGCTTCCCGGCACGATACAGTGGTCTCTGTCTTCTAGGACTTCATGTTCATAGAGCCATACAGTAAATCGGTACTTCTTCGGGGGGAGGGTctagtttctttcactcaacatcatTATTTTGAGATTAAGGAAGAAGGCCTACAgttgtctttccttgtttttggtacCAGGAAAACGCTGGCCCTGTAGAATGAGCTGGGACGTTCCTTCCTCTTCAGATGTCGGGAAGAGTTGGTATGGTCATTTTCCCCGCAAAAGGCCTGGTCGTCCTCCCATTGGAGCTGCCTGGCTCGCACGCTCCAGGAGGGCGGGGACTGGCCTGTCCCACTTCTGTGCTGAGCCTGGCACCAATCTTTTTATAAACAGCAGCTTTATCGCGACATGACTCATATGCCAGAGAATTCACCCACTTAAATTGCAATTCCCCGGTTTTTGGTACATTccgttgtgcaaccattaccacgaTGGATTcgagaatatttttatcacccccagCCCCCGTACCCCGTCCCTgtcagcagtcactccccatttcctccccgCCAGCCTCCGGGAACCGCTAATCTGCTCCCCGCCTCTATGGACCTGCCTCTTCTGTGAATCTCACGGCAACGGAATCATGCCACGGAAAGTCCTTGTGACCggtttctttcatgttttcctcGTGTTTTTGATGTTCGCCCACGGTGTAGCCCGTCAGGGCTTCACTCCTCTATGGCTGAGTGGTGTCCTGCTGCGTGGACAGGCCGCGTTCTGCTGATCCACTCACCAGCCGGTGGATGTgagggttgttttcactttttggctgttacaaGTGACACTGACTTGCTACCACTCAGGTCGTATCGCATGTGAGGCACGTGTGGACgtgttttcacttctctgggtTCACACACAGGAGTGGGGCTGCTGGCCCACGTGGCCGCTCCACGTTCAACccgaggaactgccagactgccCCCCACCGccgctgcaccattttacatccccaccaccTCAGAGGGTCCCGACCCCCGGAGCCTCTCACCGCAGCCCTCAATGGACACTGAGCAAGTGCACAGACAGAGGGATGGAGGTGTCCAGCCACCTGCCTTCGCTCCAATGGCTCAGGACGTGCTCCTCGAGGAAGAGGGTCAAGACAAGGGCGTGCCGaggtgtggggtggggctggCACGGGGCCACCTGGGTCCTGGGCGCCTCCAGCCACAGACCTGCTTGGGGGGCCCAAGCGAGTTACTTCCCACGGGGGGGTCAGttgtggggggaggtgggcagcACATGGTCTCACCAGGAGACCCCGCTCAGACTGGTGGACGCCGAGCTCCCAGCTCCCTGGCCTCAGTGGGGCCCAGTAACCCCAGGTGACGCCTGCCGGTGTGCAGGCAGGGTGGGAGCAGGACGCGGGCTGGCTCGCCCCGGAGTGGAGCCTGGGAAGCTGCACTGACCGGCCACCCTGCGATTCCCGGGCACACAAGCCTGGGAACTTTCTActgctcggggtgggggggggcctgCAGGTGGCCTGCGGGCTCTCTGTTTCCGGGTCACAGGCACAGGATGCTGGACTGTGCCAAGGCtgagccccatccccaggaagATGCTGGGCCAGGTGTTGGCACCCAGCAGGGGACAGAGGCAGGGATCTCAGGCCACAGCACATGGGTTCTGTCCCTCTCACCCGCCCCccaactggctgtgtgaccttgggcaagtcactcgacttctctgagcctcatacCTTCATCTCTGAAATGGAGAGGATGATAGCCTCCAGTGCCCACCCCTCAGGACTGCATGGGGACAGGCAGGCCATGCTGATAGTGCGATCTGGGGGAGGCTTGGCCCTGCTGTATCGGCTTGACCTTCAGACGGACCTGCGATTAAGGTCAGCCTCCCCGATTGGGAAGCCATGTCTACAGAGGCTGGGGAGGCCCCCTGGTTGGCAATACTCATGCTGTCCACGTGACCCGGGGCGAGGAAGCTCCGTGAGGGTCTCCCTGCCCCATCCGCCTGCTCCCTCAGCCGATTTTAATCTGTGTCCTTTCACTGTGATGAACAGCAGCTTTCCTCGAGCTCTGAGTACTTCCCATGAACGACTGAACCCGGGGGTGGTCCTGGGACCCCCGAACTCTGCACACGCGAATCACCTGGTACCTGCCCAGTGCCCAGGCTTTTCCCTGAAAGGGCCAGGGGGCAAAGATTTTCGGCTCTGCGGGCCCTCTGGTCCCTGTCGCGACTGCTCAGCTCTGCCCCCAGGAGAGTGGATGGTGAGGCCGTGGTCCCGTGAGGCTGTGTCACACCACAGCCCCAGAGGCTGGCAGATAtggccctcaggctgcagcccgCTGACCCCTGGGGTGCAGCCAAGGGCTGACCTTACCCAGAGAGGCGTCTGGCCTTTGCCCTCACCTGCTGGGAGGGGAACCACTGAGCCCTCACTCAGCACATCCTCCTGCCAGGGGCCTTGGGCCGTGTTGGACACTCCAACAGCGTAATTCATGTGAAGGCTCTGGGCCACACGGTATCCGCTCAGCCTTTCGCGGGGGCTGGAGCCCCAACACCTCCAGGCGCGGAGGTGCGGGGAGCACCCTGGTTGGTGATGCTCCCTGTGTCTTGCACACGTTGTCGCCAGGAGTTGGCACCGCCCACGAATCCCCTGGGAGGAACCCTCCTGGACCCTGCCCTGCTGCCCCCTCCTCGGCTGATTTAATCTGTGTCCTTCCGCTGTGACCAGCCACAGCTGTGCGCAGGATGGAGCTCTGAGTCCTTCCACTGAGCTGTGAGACCTGAGGGTGGTCCCGGGGACCCCGAACTTGCACTGAGCATCAGGAGGGTGGGCTTGTGTACAGTCCCTCTAAACGTCCTCGCTGGCCTGACTTTCCCACCCGACTCGACCACACCCTGGACCTCAGGGTCCCACGGAGCCTGTTGTGTTTGTCTCAGTGTGGAGCTGAGGACCCCTGGCCCTGGGGAAGGCAGACGgcaggcccggggtggggggacgCGGCGGTGCAGGCCCCTCCCGCCAGCCGCCTCCGCTCACCCAGAGCTCCTCCAGCAGGGCCACGGCCTCCTCCCCGCTCTGGGGCCGCCGGCTGCACACCCAGGCCTGGAGGTCAGCGGGCAGGGCGCTCAGGAACTGCTCCAGCACCAGTAGCTCCAGCATCTGCTCCTTGGTGTGCACCTCGGGCCGCAGCCAGTCCCGGCACAAGGCGCGCAGCAGGCCCAGCGCCTCGCGGGGGCCCGGGGCGTCGCCCAGGTGGAAGTGGCGGAAGCGGTGCCACGGCGAGTCCAGGGTCAGGCCCTCGGCGGCCCGGCACTCCTGCTTCACAGGCTGGGCGGCCGGGGCCTCCATGGGGCCGGCGGGACGGCAGCGCCTGTCGGGGGGGGAAGGGTAGCGGTGAGAACCCAACTCCGACCATCCCCCGGAAGCCCCTGCCTCTGCCATGGGCATGGGGTCGAAAACCACGCTCcgtgcgtgcatgcgtgcgcGCCGCCCACGCCCACCCAGGAGCGGCGGCGGCGCCGCGCTCGCCGGCCTCGTGTGGCCTCCCTGTCCTCCCTCTACCCCCGCAGCCTCCCCGCGCACCAAGATCTTAGAACGGATCCCGGCACGTAGCACATGCTCGAGAAAATGTGAGTTGTCATCACCACCATCGATGCCTGGTTACGTCCCAACCCACGTCCCCGAGGCAGACACCCTAGGATGCTTGCTCCAAGCCCCCCCAATCTCTTCCTTACTAGCCAGGGTGCACAGAACTATGTCCGTCCGTACCCCCCACCAGGTTCACATGTGGAAGCTCTAACCCCAAATGTATTTAGAGATGGGGCTTTTAGGAGGAAATTAAGACTAAATGAGGTCATCAGACCGGGCTCCTACAGGACTAACGTCTTCGTAGG contains:
- the ZNF444 gene encoding zinc finger protein 444 isoform X1, which encodes MLRGRCSSGRCRPAGPMEAPAAQPVKQECRAAEGLTLDSPWHRFRHFHLGDAPGPREALGLLRALCRDWLRPEVHTKEQMLELLVLEQFLSALPADLQAWVCSRRPQSGEEAVALLEELWGPAMRAPRDAAEGSGVGVGKEDGGVTPSGDAAPVAEELATGDAQAARPYKQEPGSPQPAPPPPPAPGLPAFLAAPGSASCPECGKASLKPAHLLRHRQSHSGEKPHACPECGKAFRRKEHLRRHRGTHPGGPGPALRPLPAREKPHACCECGKTFYWREHLVRHRKTHSGARPFACWECGKGFGRREHVLRHQRIHGRAAGAGGAAAPGPEGGGPFPPWPLG
- the ZNF444 gene encoding zinc finger protein 444 isoform X2, whose amino-acid sequence is MEAPAAQPVKQECRAAEGLTLDSPWHRFRHFHLGDAPGPREALGLLRALCRDWLRPEVHTKEQMLELLVLEQFLSALPADLQAWVCSRRPQSGEEAVALLEELWGPAMRAPRDAAEGSGVGVGKEDGGVTPSGDAAPVAEELATGDAQAARPYKQEPGSPQPAPPPPPAPGLPAFLAAPGSASCPECGKASLKPAHLLRHRQSHSGEKPHACPECGKAFRRKEHLRRHRGTHPGGPGPALRPLPAREKPHACCECGKTFYWREHLVRHRKTHSGARPFACWECGKGFGRREHVLRHQRIHGRAAGAGGAAAPGPEGGGPFPPWPLG